GATTATTTCATAACTTCAAGGGCTATCTTTGCAGCTTCTGCAGCATTTTCTGCAGTTGCATCCGCTCCGATTTCCTCGATCCATTTCCTGGATACGGGGGCTCCTCCGAACATGCATTTTACACTGTCTTTGAGGTTTTCTTCTCTGAGTCTGTCCATGAGATCTTTCTGGCCGAGCATGGAGGTGGTCATGAGGGCTGAGCCAACAAGCAGGACCTTTTGTCCTTTGTGTTTTGCAGCCTCTTCTACAACGGTTTCATTAAGGACATCGGTTCCGAGGTCAAGGATCTCAAATCCATTTGCTCCGAGCATGGTGGAAACAAGGCGGTGCCCGATGTCGTGGATGTCTCCTTCTGCAACAAAGGTGATTGCAAGTCCGGTTTCCTCTCCTTCCACTTTGGTTTTCTCAAGTTCAGGAGTGAGGATTTCCATTGCAACGCTCATTGCTTTTGCAGACATCATGATCTGGGGTAGGTAAATCTCGGCGGCTTCGAACTTGTCCCCGATAATCTTCATTCCAACGGAAAGGCCCTTTGTGATAATGTCAATTGCGGGAATTCCTGCAGCCAGGGCTTCCTGGGTTAACTGTGCAATGCCTGTGATGTTTTGAGTTACGATCGCGCTGGTTAGCTTTTCAAAAATCTTGGTATT
The Methanosarcina sp. WWM596 DNA segment above includes these coding regions:
- a CDS encoding methyltransferase cognate corrinoid protein; the encoded protein is MTNTKIFEKLTSAIVTQNITGIAQLTQEALAAGIPAIDIITKGLSVGMKIIGDKFEAAEIYLPQIMMSAKAMSVAMEILTPELEKTKVEGEETGLAITFVAEGDIHDIGHRLVSTMLGANGFEILDLGTDVLNETVVEEAAKHKGQKVLLVGSALMTTSMLGQKDLMDRLREENLKDSVKCMFGGAPVSRKWIEEIGADATAENAAEAAKIALEVMK